A single window of Ananas comosus cultivar F153 linkage group 17, ASM154086v1, whole genome shotgun sequence DNA harbors:
- the LOC109723249 gene encoding uncharacterized protein LOC109723249 has protein sequence MESARDARRRRILERGSNRLAFITGESPSLPPKPEDEVERGPKTTTVASLSENGTPVIEAAEQWKNKEDEAYQGVVDTGDISEKSEQTDQTPEPHLNDEIMKHGIKNDAPTLDATTSSSLNRLNIINDKEVRTSSVAHSQPDRRLPGTALTPSVAHSKNHSIFTWSRISHSISASENIRLLSAVAIAFLVILSNHQYNISGGLFRGMICSRPLLLVLLTDASIVLGRLMVIKSNDQKEEKTRARNNDNGSADSIGRTLEVGLVFQKAMRSFFMDCIICAVIMICGLK, from the exons ATGGAGAGCGCTCGGGATGCTCGCCGGCGTCGGATCTTGGAGCGGGGATCGAACCGCCTCGCGTTCATCACCGGTGAATCCCCATCCCTGCCGCCCAAGCCAGAAGACGAAGTGGAACGCGGTCCCAAAACCACCACCG TTGCTTCGCTTAGTGAGAACGGTACTCCTGTAATTGAGGCTGCCGAGCAATGGAAAAATAAGGAAGATGAAGCATATCAAGGGGTTGTTGATACTGGAGATATCTCTGAGAAATCCGAGCAAACGGATCAAACCCCTGAACCTCATTTAAATGATGAAATCATGAAACATGGGATAAAAAATGATGCTCCCACACTTGACGCTACTACCAGCTCTTCACTCAACAGGCTGAACATCATCAATGACAAAGAAGTGCGTACCTCTTCAGTGGCTCACAGCCAACCTGATCGACGACTTCCTGGAACAGCTCTTACTCCTTCAGTCGCCCATTCAAAGAATCACTCCATTTTCACATGGAGTAGAATAAGCCATTCCATTTCAGCTTCTGAAAACATCCGTTTGCTTTCGGCCGTCGCCATAGCCTTTTTGGTGATCCTGTCAAACCATCAGTATAATATCAGCGGTGGACTTTTTAGAGGTATGATATGTTCTAGGCCGCTTTTACTCGTCTTACTCACTGATGCGTCCATTGTTCTCGGTCGGTTGATGGTAATTAAAAGTAATGATCAAAAGGAGGAGAAAACGAGGGCTAGAAACAACGATAACGGTTCGGCAGACAGCATTGGAAGAACCTTGGAGGTTGGGTTGGTTTTCCAAAAGGCCATGAGATCCTTCTTTATGGATTGCATCATATGTGCTGTTATAATGATCTGTGGTCTTAAGTAG